A single genomic interval of Trichocoleus sp. harbors:
- a CDS encoding ssl1498 family light-harvesting-like protein has protein sequence MPYTTEEGGRLNNFAVEPKVYKAEPPSKSQQIRYLILGVVGVGLISGLVAIAFAVS, from the coding sequence ATGCCCTATACCACTGAAGAAGGCGGTCGCCTCAATAATTTCGCAGTTGAACCGAAAGTATACAAGGCAGAACCACCTAGCAAGAGCCAGCAGATCCGATATTTGATTTTGGGTGTGGTTGGTGTTGGTTTGATTAGCGGACTGGTAGCGATCGCTTTCGCGGTGTCATAG
- a CDS encoding tetratricopeptide repeat protein, translated as MTDNFLGTSGTILGTNQQTYQRLETALNLNLRHQVFVAVCDDILLRDRLVAHLQTALSPATVRGNKTGQEQSYPRLVSLHLDLHDPSPIAQVAQWLRQFPPPKRGNWRAPMPMFQILGIEKIARQPATVQRIFLTHLQAIEQSLPFLESGLLLWLTQPWFQTLPEAVPEFWRCRTGIFEFAGDPTPLSSIAPERIETRQPIRTATETSQRSTDTHEATDIDDQISTAAIDLAENPWLVLADDLTQLYETASETTPASTAATDELLPQSLSEEALIAQLLNKSWDKESLALEIESMLADQAPSIVLATAYRLLGNLYRDRLDHEPDLLPEVYQALSAYSQCLTHLPPDSSLWVDVLNDMGNLFWLLSRLTLESDAAVANLQQAIQTYQDAVALLPDQHESTARSMVQNNLGAAYADLARYQEPVENLQQSVAAYLDAARCCPAAMDAQRYASVQNNLGTAYWNLAQHEQPLAHLKQAIGAYSEAMHHYDPSKDPLHYAMIQNNLGTAYWNLSQYERPKDWLMLAVSAYGSALKYRTLAAAPAAFAATQNNLGTAYWHIANQSEDPAVCMDYLKQAIVAYNQALQATAQLSNQANQENRSAAAQVNFDVFATYNNLGLAHYQLATDFEAELDAATRSTHLTQSLQHHVTALQGWKQKPDFYQSALRSILQTVRTAYSQEGLGGQNRALSMVPADLLPELLPQL; from the coding sequence GTGACAGACAACTTTTTAGGCACATCAGGCACAATTCTGGGAACGAATCAGCAGACGTATCAACGCCTGGAAACAGCATTGAACTTGAACTTGCGTCATCAGGTTTTTGTAGCAGTATGCGACGATATTCTGCTGCGCGATCGACTGGTTGCCCATCTTCAAACAGCGCTCAGTCCGGCGACGGTGAGAGGGAACAAAACCGGACAAGAGCAGAGCTACCCCCGCTTAGTCAGCCTGCATTTAGATTTGCATGATCCGAGCCCAATCGCTCAGGTCGCCCAATGGCTGCGGCAGTTTCCCCCTCCAAAACGTGGGAATTGGCGTGCCCCGATGCCGATGTTCCAGATTTTGGGCATTGAAAAAATAGCGCGACAGCCTGCAACCGTTCAGCGCATTTTCTTAACTCATCTTCAGGCGATCGAACAGAGTTTGCCTTTCCTAGAATCGGGGCTGCTGCTCTGGCTGACGCAACCCTGGTTTCAGACACTTCCAGAGGCTGTACCGGAGTTTTGGCGGTGTCGAACTGGGATTTTTGAGTTTGCTGGCGACCCCACGCCACTTTCGTCTATTGCCCCGGAGCGAATCGAAACCCGGCAACCCATTCGCACTGCCACAGAAACGAGCCAGCGATCGACAGATACTCATGAAGCGACTGATATTGATGATCAGATATCGACAGCCGCGATCGATCTTGCAGAAAATCCCTGGCTTGTTCTGGCAGACGACCTAACTCAGCTTTACGAAACCGCTTCAGAAACGACTCCAGCCTCCACAGCGGCAACGGATGAACTTCTGCCTCAGTCACTCTCAGAAGAGGCGCTGATTGCCCAGCTCTTAAATAAAAGTTGGGATAAAGAATCCCTGGCGCTTGAAATTGAGTCGATGCTTGCAGATCAGGCTCCCTCGATCGTGCTGGCAACTGCCTATCGGCTGCTGGGCAACCTCTACCGCGATCGGCTCGATCATGAACCAGATCTGCTGCCGGAGGTCTATCAAGCCCTTTCTGCTTATAGCCAATGTCTGACCCACCTACCCCCAGATTCGTCACTTTGGGTGGACGTGCTGAATGATATGGGCAATCTGTTCTGGCTGCTGTCGCGCTTGACGCTGGAATCTGATGCAGCAGTTGCCAACTTGCAGCAGGCAATCCAGACTTATCAAGATGCAGTTGCCCTCCTGCCAGATCAGCATGAATCGACTGCTCGATCGATGGTACAGAATAACTTGGGAGCAGCTTACGCTGATTTGGCTCGATATCAAGAACCCGTCGAGAATTTGCAGCAGTCTGTTGCTGCTTACCTGGATGCAGCGAGATGTTGTCCGGCAGCAATGGATGCTCAACGCTATGCTTCTGTACAGAATAATTTGGGAACGGCTTACTGGAACCTGGCGCAGCATGAGCAACCTTTAGCCCATCTGAAGCAGGCGATCGGGGCTTATTCTGAGGCGATGCATCACTATGATCCGTCGAAAGACCCGCTCCACTATGCCATGATTCAGAACAACCTGGGAACGGCTTACTGGAATTTGTCCCAGTATGAACGTCCCAAAGATTGGTTGATGCTGGCGGTTTCCGCCTATGGCAGTGCTTTGAAATACCGCACTTTGGCAGCGGCTCCGGCTGCTTTTGCTGCAACTCAGAACAACCTGGGTACTGCCTACTGGCATATTGCCAACCAGTCAGAAGATCCGGCGGTTTGTATGGACTATCTCAAACAAGCGATCGTCGCTTACAATCAAGCCCTTCAGGCAACCGCTCAACTATCAAATCAAGCCAATCAAGAAAACCGCTCTGCTGCTGCGCAGGTCAACTTTGATGTCTTTGCCACTTACAACAACCTAGGTCTGGCACATTATCAGCTGGCAACTGACTTTGAAGCAGAACTAGATGCAGCCACTCGATCGACCCATCTAACTCAGTCTCTCCAACATCACGTCACTGCCCTTCAAGGCTGGAAACAAAAGCCCGACTTCTATCAGTCTGCTCTGCGATCGATTCTGCAAACCGTCCGAACTGCCTATAGCCAGGAAGGACTTGGAGGGCAAAACCGAGCTTTATCAATGGTTCCGGCTGATCTGCTGCCAGAGCTTTTGCCGCAGTTATAG